A genomic segment from Triticum dicoccoides isolate Atlit2015 ecotype Zavitan chromosome 1A, WEW_v2.0, whole genome shotgun sequence encodes:
- the LOC119326647 gene encoding myb-like protein H, protein MDPLVNQGWTSSEEEEARSLIVGHNSHTIMYDDKNKRHNNIVDALHELFPSKTRQQVTDLYVNLAVESYMMHSREERHVVGGNTHSVGPINLVNNNFGVSGQEIGASNICGINTMGDHVIDGYAVREEEEAATMNDNELIFGHALEDTRITETKEAPLMVDKNKMQILENNITSDQLVVPPRQGRFWTIDEHKLFLRGLGVYGRGDWKNISKHFVTTKTHVQVSSHAQKYFRRLHKRASFGTQRYSINDVGLHDEDPWSMNNSSGPLQMLGSTGLNNETSFGLQAPISSSIVMNNQPQLWPPFIYSHQINQQPVWSEHHMLGSTGVVTDGMGNSAPPCQQGSTCFPLGNV, encoded by the exons ATGGATCCATTGGTCAACCAAGGGTGGACCTCATCAGAGGAAGAGGAGGCAAGGTCACTCATTGTTGGGCACAACAGCCACACAATCATGTATGATGACAAGAACAAGAGGCACAACAACATCGTGGATGCTCTCCATGAATTATTCCCTTCAAAGACAAGGCAGCAGGTAACAGATCTTTATGTCAATCTCGCCGTGGAATCGTATATGATGCATTCGAGGGAGGAGAGACATGTTGTTGGTGGCAACACACATAGTGTTGGCCCCATTAACCTAGTGAACAATAACTTTGGGGTGTCGGGTCAGGAGATTGGTGCTAGCAACATATGTGGCATCAATACCATGGGTGACCATGTGATTGACGGCTATGCGGTACGAGAGGAGGAGGAAGCAGCAACCATGAATGATAATGAATTGATATTTGGTCATGCATTGGAGGATACGAGGATCACGGAGACGAAGGAAGCACCATTGATGGTAGACAAGAACAAGATGCAGATTTTGGAGAACAATATTACTAGTGATCAACTAGTTGTTCCCCCACGCCAAGGGAGGTTTTGGACCATCGACGAACACAA GTTGTTTCTCCGTGGGCTAGGTGTCTACGGTCGTGGTGACTGGAAAAACATATCCAAGCACTTTGTCACTACTAAAACTCATGTTCAAGTCTCAAGCCATGCACAAAAGTACTTTAGGAGGCTACATAAAAGAGCCTCGTTTGGGACGCAACGTTATAGCATCAACGATGTTGGGCTACACGATGAGGACCCATGGTCGATGAATAATAGTTCTGGTCCCTTGCAAATGCTTGGTTCTACCGGTCTCAACAATGAAACAAGCTTCGGGTTGCAGGCTCCGATAAGCTCATCCATAGTCATGAACAACCAGCCTCAGTTATGGCCACCTTTCATATATAGTCACCAAATAAATCAGCAGCCAGTGTGGAGTGAGCATCATATGTTGGGGTCAACTGGAGTTGTAACGGATGGCATGGGAAATTCTGCTCCTCCATGTCAACAAGGATCGACTTGTTTTCCTCTTGGCAATGTATGA